From the genome of Triticum aestivum cultivar Chinese Spring chromosome 3B, IWGSC CS RefSeq v2.1, whole genome shotgun sequence, one region includes:
- the LOC123068462 gene encoding RNA polymerase II degradation factor 1 (The sequence of the model RefSeq protein was modified relative to this genomic sequence to represent the inferred CDS: added 65 bases not found in genome assembly), protein MDSAPPAAGGGGPGAGYPESTDSSPRSRGGDSWDEPFPSSAAAAAAGAGGRLRLMCSFGGRIVPRPTDKSLCYLGGETRIVAVDRNASLADVHARLSRSLLAGQPFTLKYQLPNEDLDSLISVSTDEDLDNLVDEYDRVAAASSSGGAASRTSRIRLFLFPAKPESSSSLGSLLDDSSKSENWFVDALNSAISGSFDGIPRGISTDSASVNCLLGLEDDNASQHSRSGVPNSGPAEDQRASQQKLAAAAAAARHQHDVQSVPDSPMLDKNSSFGSTSSAPSLSNLPPIRVRPEDRQPVAPPVSVEDHFAQMGISEQQGLPPQVMGYMQPPPQAPIPAMAMQAASSISPSEPPSRAFSDDDRSDHGGRMQQPPKQEVPPTADPNNRAMFYNDMSPRNEMKRDMPVGTDAASYRAPAPAPDAAASAAAAQPPPGYVYAQMQPQQQLQQPPQQQLQQQLQQQAQQQLQQQAQQQLPQQIQQQPQQQLPPQLQQQAQQQLQQQAQQQPPQPQQAHQPAPQQYVTAGNQHFIHNPATGTFIPIQSYYQQTVPQQAPQQQQSPAFDPNTGMYYIPMQRPNAPQQYSIPAGAVAPMAAPTLVDSVPKPTVPIPQQYMKPELQQPGMYRTAAPSAPAPGANTAPNYAGMGYHHVMQSHHHPASQPPPTMAGNYGYPEYAADPRAQVFYSQAGAPPASLPPQYQQPMGAPDAGGQADMNQNRGGS, encoded by the exons CTCGTCCCCGCGCAGCCGCGGCGGGGACTCGTGGGACGAGCCCTTCCCGtcctccgccgcggccgccgcggcgggcgcgggcgggcgGCTGCGCCTCATGTGCAGCTTCGGGGGCCGCATCGTGCCGCGGCCCACGGACAAGTCCCTCTGCTACCTCGGCGGGGAGACCCGGATCGTGGCCGTCGACCGCAACGCTTCCCTCGCCGACGTCCACGCGCGGCTCTCCCGCTCGCTCCTCGCGGGGCAGCCCTTCACGCTCAAGTACCAGCTCCCCAACGAGGACCTCGACTCGCTCATCTCCGTCTCCACCGACGAGGACCTCGACAACCTCGTCGACGAGTACgaccgcgtcgccgccgcctcctcctccggcggcgcCGCCTCCCGCACCTCCCGGATCCGCCTCTTCCTCTTCCCCGCCAAGCCCgagtcctcctcctccctcggctccCTCCTCGACGACTCCTCCAAGTCCGAGAACTGGTTCGTCGACGCGCTCAACAGCGCCATCTCGGGCTCCTTCGACGGCATCCCGCGCGGGATCTCCACCGACTCGGCCTCCGTCAACTGCCTCCTCGGCCTCGAGGACGACAACGCCTCGCAGCACTCCCGCAGCGGGGTGCCCAACTCCGGCCCCGCCGAGGACCAGCGGGCCAGCCAGCAGAAGCTcgccgcggcggccgcggccgcgagGCACCAGCACGACGTGCAGTCCGTGCCCGACTCGCCGATGCTGGACAAGAACTCCTCCTTCGGCTCCACCTCCTCGGCGCCGTCCCTGTCGAATCTGCCGCCGATTCGGGTGCGGCCCGAGGACCGGCAGCCTGTGGCGCCGCCGGTCTCCGTGGAGGATCACTTTGCCCAGATGGGGATCTCGGAGCAGCAGGGCCTGCCTCCGCAAGTGATGGGATATATGCAACCGCCGCCCCAGGCGCCGATCCCAGCCATGGCGATGCAAGCGGCCAGCAGCATCTCGCCATcggagccgcccagcagggccttCTCAGATGATGACAGGTCCGATCACGGGGGTCGGATGCAGCAGCCACCGAAGCAGGAGGTTCCACCTACCGCCGACCCCAACAACAG GGCCATGTTCTACAATGATATGTCGCCTCGGAATGAGATGAAGCGAGACATGCCGGTGGGAACTGATGCCGCCAGCTATCGTGCTCCAGCGCCAGCTCCAGATGCTGCCGCGTCGGCAGCCGCCGCACAGCCACCGCCTGGTTATGTCTATGCACAGATGCAGCCACAACAGCAGTTACAGCAGCCACCACAGCAGCAATTACAGCAACAGTTACAACAGCAAGCTCAGCAGCAATTACAACAGCAAGCTCAGCAGCAATTGCCACAACAAATACAGCAGCAGCCACAGCAGCAATTGCCGCCGCAATTACAGCAGCAAGCACAGCAGCAATTACAGCAGCAAGCACAGCAGCAGCCTCCGCAGCCGCAGCAAGCTCATCAGCCAGCTCCACAGCAATATGTCACCGCGGGAAATCAGCATTTCATTCACAACCCAGCCACGGGCACATTCATTCCAATCCAATCTTATTACCAACAGACTGTCCCTCAGCAAGCGCCGCAGCAACAGCAGTCACCTGCATTTGACCCAAATACTGGCATGTACTACATCCCTATGCAGCGTCCGAATGCACCTCAGCAGTATAGCATTCCTGCTGGTGCTGTAGCCCCTATGGCTGCTCCGACACTTGTTGACAGCGTACCGAAGCCAACCGTGCCGATTCCTCAGCAATATATGAAGCCTGAATTGCAGCAGCCTGGCATGTACCGAACCGCGGCGCCTTCTGCCCCTGCTCCAGGGGCTAACACGGCCCCTAATTATGCTGGAATGGGGTACCACCATGTAATGCAATCCCACCACCATCCTGCATCGCAGCCTCCGCCGACCATGGCGGGAAACTATGGGTACCCCGAGTATGCCGCTGATCCCCGCGCACAGGTCTTCTACTCCCAGGCAGGAGCACCACCAGCATCATTGCCACCTCAGTATCAGCAGCCCATGGGAGCACCTGATGCCGGCGGTCAGGCTGACATGAATCAGAACCGTGGTGGTTCATAG